A genomic region of Phragmites australis chromosome 2, lpPhrAust1.1, whole genome shotgun sequence contains the following coding sequences:
- the LOC133909863 gene encoding uncharacterized protein LOC133909863, producing MGSWVRTITTPFRKACTIFGPPRDGKKPHHPNSAMVQHVDAERAKLHGEVMACAYEDVQVMWSMLDQARIQELSGSS from the exons ATGGGTTCTTGGGTGCGCACCATCACAACGCCGTTCCGGAAAGCCTGCACCATCTTCGGCCCCCCGAGGGACGGCAAGAAGCCGCACCATCCAAACTCAG CGATGGTGCAGCACGTCGACGCCGAGAGGGCCAAGCTGCACGGGGAGGTGATGGCGTGCGCGTACGAGGACGTGCAGGTCATGTGGTCCATGCTCGACCAGGCAAGAATCCAGGAGCTCAGCGGCAGCTCATGA